In Sphingobacterium thalpophilum, a genomic segment contains:
- a CDS encoding histidine kinase, which yields MIGRFFRKFYLHIVIWTILLLLPFITYLYQPDKIADFKAYSALSHLLNIIFLATHFYLHCYVVAPTYFFGRRKIFVLLMALGFATYVALNYCIVYFNPAGELAHLTKENILFVRLVIGPGIIYSLCMITSSMIFLYDEQARQKELNKQIALEKTTAELTMLKLQISPHFLFNTLNNIRWLIRKQSPDSEDTIVKLSEMLRYILYEVDGPKVELFKEIDHMRNFIALQTLRLPIQGNVALDIEVKVKNRMIPPLLFIHFVENAFKYGVDSKTAPQIQFQFQETSGGIIFISRNRILQHTEQRSNEGIGLTNVRRRLQLLYPNRHELRIRKTDAGDFEVTLKLMTDED from the coding sequence ATGATTGGCAGATTCTTCAGAAAATTCTATTTACATATTGTCATCTGGACCATATTACTGCTGTTACCCTTTATAACGTATCTCTATCAGCCGGATAAGATCGCTGATTTCAAAGCTTATTCGGCATTATCGCATTTGCTAAATATTATATTTCTGGCTACTCATTTTTACTTGCATTGCTACGTTGTAGCCCCCACCTATTTTTTTGGCCGCAGAAAGATCTTTGTGCTATTAATGGCACTTGGGTTTGCCACCTACGTAGCGCTGAACTACTGCATAGTCTATTTTAATCCAGCTGGAGAGCTTGCTCATCTGACGAAGGAAAATATTCTTTTTGTACGGTTGGTCATCGGCCCAGGCATTATTTACTCCCTTTGTATGATCACGTCTTCAATGATCTTCCTCTACGATGAGCAAGCGCGACAAAAGGAACTCAACAAACAGATTGCGCTTGAAAAAACAACGGCAGAACTAACGATGTTAAAGCTACAGATCAGCCCACATTTCCTATTCAATACACTTAATAATATCCGTTGGCTCATTCGTAAACAATCACCAGATTCCGAAGACACTATTGTTAAGTTATCCGAAATGCTACGCTATATACTTTACGAGGTAGACGGCCCCAAAGTCGAACTTTTTAAAGAGATCGACCATATGCGCAATTTTATCGCCTTACAGACCCTTCGTCTTCCTATCCAAGGAAATGTAGCACTTGATATCGAAGTCAAGGTCAAAAACAGAATGATCCCCCCATTACTCTTCATACATTTTGTAGAGAATGCATTCAAGTATGGTGTGGATAGCAAAACTGCACCACAGATACAGTTTCAATTTCAGGAGACTTCGGGTGGCATTATCTTTATATCCCGCAATAGAATCTTACAACATACAGAACAGCGTTCAAACGAAGGTATAGGACTGACCAATGTACGCAGACGATTACAATTATTGTATCCCAATCGACATGAACTCAGGATCAGAAAAACCGATGCTGGAGATTTCGAAGTCACCCTCAAATTAATGACCGATGAAGATTAA
- a CDS encoding aldo/keto reductase: protein MPYRRCGKSGILLPAISLGLWQNFGETDIPAVFRKTLLTAFDRGITHFDLANNYGPPPGSAEENFGQLLRTDFVGYRDELLISTKAGYTMWPGPYGDWGSRKYLMASLHQSLKRMSLEYVDIFYHHRPDPNTPLEETMAALRDIVHQGKACYVGLSNYPPDLAQKAAALLRAMGTPCLIHQPKYSMLVRTPEERLLDVLQAEGIGAIAFSPLAQGLLTNKYLGGIPADSRASKEHFLKSEMITPELMEKIDRLNNLAVQRGQTLAQMAIAWLLKDERVSSVLVGARNSEQLVDSLKALDRLDFTTDELTHIDTILKHN, encoded by the coding sequence ATGCCCTACAGACGCTGTGGGAAGAGTGGTATTCTCTTGCCAGCCATATCATTGGGGCTTTGGCAAAATTTTGGTGAAACCGATATCCCAGCAGTATTCCGGAAAACTTTGCTGACCGCTTTTGATCGTGGAATCACCCATTTTGACCTTGCCAATAATTATGGTCCTCCTCCGGGAAGTGCCGAAGAGAACTTTGGACAGCTATTGCGTACCGATTTTGTGGGCTATCGTGATGAACTTTTAATTTCCACTAAAGCGGGTTATACCATGTGGCCGGGGCCGTATGGTGATTGGGGAAGCCGTAAATATTTGATGGCCAGTTTACATCAGAGCTTAAAACGGATGAGTCTCGAATATGTGGATATATTTTACCATCATCGACCTGATCCGAATACACCGTTGGAAGAGACAATGGCAGCATTGCGAGATATTGTTCATCAAGGAAAGGCCTGCTATGTAGGCTTGTCCAATTATCCTCCTGATCTTGCTCAGAAAGCTGCTGCGTTATTGCGTGCCATGGGGACACCATGCCTTATTCATCAGCCTAAATATTCAATGCTGGTGCGGACACCCGAGGAGAGACTTTTGGATGTGCTGCAGGCAGAAGGAATCGGAGCGATCGCTTTCTCTCCTTTGGCACAGGGACTGCTAACCAACAAATATCTCGGCGGCATTCCGGCGGATTCACGTGCTTCGAAAGAACATTTTTTGAAAAGTGAAATGATCACTCCAGAATTAATGGAGAAGATCGACCGGTTGAATAATCTTGCGGTACAAAGAGGGCAAACATTGGCACAAATGGCAATTGCATGGTTGTTGAAAGATGAACGCGTAAGCTCGGTTTTAGTAGGGGCGAGAAATAGTGAGCAGCTGGTTGATTCCCTCAAGGCCCTGGACAGGTTGGACTTTACGACGGATGAATTGACGCATATCGATACTATTCTGAAGCATAATTAA
- a CDS encoding YdeI/OmpD-associated family protein: MFAFEAQLEIIGINPFVFVPTDILENLFKDAGINKGYIPVKGKVNEKDYVQTLLRFKEEWRLYINTAILSNSPKRIGETLAVTIAFDPEDRTILPHPELEAAFALNKEALQVFDGLSPSKQKEIIRYISSLKTADSRRKNIERAIGFLLGKNRFVGREKP; encoded by the coding sequence ATGTTTGCCTTTGAAGCACAATTAGAAATTATTGGTATCAATCCTTTTGTTTTTGTTCCTACGGATATTCTTGAAAACCTATTTAAGGATGCAGGAATAAACAAGGGATATATTCCTGTGAAAGGAAAAGTGAATGAAAAGGATTATGTTCAGACGTTGCTGCGGTTTAAGGAGGAGTGGAGACTGTACATTAACACGGCTATATTGTCGAATTCGCCGAAACGAATCGGTGAGACCTTAGCCGTAACAATCGCTTTTGATCCGGAAGACCGCACTATTTTGCCTCACCCCGAACTTGAAGCAGCATTTGCACTAAATAAGGAAGCTCTGCAGGTATTCGATGGATTGTCTCCATCAAAGCAAAAGGAAATTATCCGCTATATTTCTTCCTTAAAAACTGCGGATAGTCGAAGAAAAAACATCGAAAGGGCAATCGGTTTTCTTTTGGGTAAAAACCGATTTGTGGGACGTGAAAAGCCCTAA
- a CDS encoding Gfo/Idh/MocA family oxidoreductase, with translation MAVMRRDATKAADYASGHQVPLWYSDADDLLDNIDLNAIYVATPPSSHLAYALSALRRGKSVYVEKPVTLNAIEAETLLQEVKERDGKLVVAHYRRQLPLFLKVKELVGNGEIGELRTVQLRLWQSRMPDLVTKGGGDWRTDPAVSGGGYFFDLAPHQLDLMLYFFGMPVSYDGFSLIQDKESAVADLTTGTILFENQLVFNGSWCFNVAKENQVDKVEIVGSLGHITFSIFGNSVVVKTRDGEKEFIFDHPENIQLPMISRTVDYFRGIGPNPSPIEEALVLMKIIDNFSTIRP, from the coding sequence ATGGCTGTAATGCGAAGAGATGCGACGAAAGCTGCTGATTATGCTAGTGGACATCAAGTACCCTTGTGGTATTCAGACGCGGACGATTTGCTCGATAATATCGATCTCAATGCGATTTATGTAGCAACGCCACCGTCATCTCATCTCGCGTATGCACTATCTGCCTTGCGTAGGGGGAAATCTGTTTATGTTGAAAAGCCCGTTACGTTAAATGCGATAGAAGCAGAAACATTATTGCAGGAAGTAAAAGAAAGAGACGGGAAGTTGGTAGTTGCCCATTATAGGCGGCAATTGCCTTTGTTTCTGAAGGTTAAGGAGCTTGTTGGAAATGGTGAAATTGGTGAGTTAAGGACGGTGCAATTGCGTTTATGGCAGAGTAGAATGCCTGACCTAGTGACCAAAGGTGGCGGAGATTGGCGTACTGATCCTGCTGTTTCGGGAGGCGGTTATTTCTTTGATTTAGCCCCACATCAATTAGATTTGATGCTCTATTTTTTTGGAATGCCGGTTTCATACGATGGTTTTAGCTTGATTCAGGATAAAGAAAGTGCTGTAGCTGATCTGACCACAGGAACGATTTTGTTTGAAAATCAGCTTGTCTTCAATGGAAGTTGGTGTTTTAATGTTGCCAAAGAAAACCAGGTAGATAAGGTTGAAATTGTAGGAAGCCTTGGGCATATTACTTTTTCTATTTTTGGAAATTCAGTTGTTGTCAAAACAAGAGATGGAGAGAAGGAATTTATATTTGATCATCCTGAAAATATTCAATTGCCGATGATTTCGCGTACGGTAGATTATTTCCGCGGTATCGGGCCAAATCCATCTCCGATTGAGGAAGCCTTGGTTCTGATGAAGATTATCGATAACTTTTCGACAATAAGACCATAG
- a CDS encoding aldo/keto reductase, which yields MEYRKLGKTDLELSAITYGAFAIGGNMWDGNEKKDSIDAVKASIDNGVTTLDTAPFYGFGLSEEMIGAAIQDYDRTKIQLLTKFGLVWDGSNQGKGEFFFDAEEAGKTIPVYKYSSKTSVIHEVENSLKRLRTDYIDLLQIHWPDSTTPISETMEALDLLLQQGKIRAAGVSNYSVDQVSEARKNLNIANNQVGYSMLNRGIEQDLVPYAKENDLGIIVYSPMERGLLTGKYFNTGKLKENDHRNGYFQQFDLAKVKTFLDTISPIATNKGVTLSQLVLRWTSLQPAITVVLAGARNAEQAIANAQAIDITLTAEELSFINLALAKI from the coding sequence ATGGAATACAGAAAATTAGGAAAAACAGATTTAGAATTATCAGCAATTACTTATGGAGCTTTCGCCATTGGCGGCAACATGTGGGACGGAAATGAAAAGAAAGATTCTATTGATGCTGTAAAAGCATCGATCGACAATGGTGTCACTACATTGGATACAGCCCCTTTTTATGGATTTGGTTTAAGTGAAGAAATGATCGGTGCGGCAATACAGGATTATGATCGGACCAAAATACAGCTATTGACCAAATTTGGTTTGGTATGGGACGGCAGTAACCAAGGAAAAGGTGAATTTTTCTTTGATGCAGAAGAAGCTGGTAAAACTATTCCAGTTTATAAATATTCGTCAAAAACCAGTGTAATTCATGAAGTAGAGAATAGCCTAAAACGCTTACGTACGGACTACATCGATCTACTTCAGATTCACTGGCCAGATAGCACGACCCCGATTTCGGAAACGATGGAAGCCTTGGATCTTCTTTTACAACAAGGTAAGATCCGTGCCGCCGGCGTCAGCAATTATAGTGTCGATCAAGTTTCAGAAGCACGGAAGAACCTCAACATCGCGAATAATCAAGTTGGTTACAGTATGCTAAACCGAGGTATCGAACAGGACCTTGTTCCTTATGCAAAGGAAAATGATCTAGGTATCATTGTATATAGCCCTATGGAACGAGGTTTATTAACCGGTAAATATTTTAATACAGGTAAATTAAAAGAAAACGACCACCGCAATGGTTATTTCCAACAATTTGATCTGGCCAAGGTAAAGACTTTCTTGGATACCATCAGTCCAATTGCCACGAACAAAGGTGTAACACTTTCTCAATTGGTATTACGCTGGACCAGTCTACAGCCTGCGATCACTGTGGTTTTGGCAGGTGCCCGAAATGCAGAACAGGCCATAGCAAATGCGCAAGCCATCGATATCACGCTTACCGCCGAAGAACTATCATTTATCAATCTTGCTTTAGCAAAAATTTAA
- a CDS encoding IS1595 family transposase produces MVGNKEKELSLFDFQSQFSSDADCLAYLSALKWQDGYKCKKCGYGSFCKGIKEHDRQCNRCRYLESPTAGTLFHKVKFPLVKAFYAVYFISTNKKGIASTELGRKLGIKQKVAWLFKRKVMKAMESSGKFPLRGVVEVDETFVGGQDENSKGRKKGKKKLVVVAIEKKGNGVSRFYAKVIDKADAINLGSFMKQNIEPQAKVTTDKWTGYKPILKDFENMERVKSGKKGENFPELHRVIMTFKSWLRGMYHHVGDLQEYINEYTYRFNRSFMKGNIFDNLVYRMICHKPEQYNMIIA; encoded by the coding sequence ATGGTAGGCAATAAAGAAAAAGAGTTGAGTTTGTTCGATTTTCAGTCGCAATTTAGCAGTGATGCTGATTGTTTAGCTTATTTATCGGCTTTGAAATGGCAAGATGGTTACAAATGTAAGAAATGTGGTTACGGGAGTTTTTGCAAGGGAATAAAAGAGCATGACCGTCAGTGCAATCGCTGCCGTTATTTGGAATCTCCTACAGCAGGCACCCTATTCCATAAGGTTAAGTTTCCTTTAGTTAAAGCCTTTTACGCAGTATACTTCATAAGTACAAACAAAAAGGGTATTGCCAGTACCGAGCTTGGCAGGAAGTTAGGGATCAAGCAAAAAGTAGCATGGTTATTCAAACGCAAAGTGATGAAAGCGATGGAGAGCAGCGGTAAATTTCCTTTGCGTGGAGTTGTGGAAGTTGACGAAACATTTGTTGGCGGTCAGGATGAAAATTCCAAAGGACGTAAAAAAGGAAAGAAGAAGCTTGTGGTGGTTGCTATAGAAAAGAAAGGCAACGGAGTTTCGCGCTTTTACGCCAAGGTGATAGACAAAGCCGATGCGATCAACTTAGGTAGCTTCATGAAGCAAAACATAGAGCCACAGGCTAAGGTGACCACCGACAAATGGACAGGTTATAAGCCGATATTGAAAGATTTCGAAAATATGGAGCGTGTCAAATCTGGTAAGAAAGGTGAGAACTTCCCAGAACTACACAGGGTTATCATGACCTTTAAAAGCTGGTTGAGAGGAATGTACCATCACGTTGGAGATCTACAGGAATATATTAATGAATATACCTATCGATTCAACAGAAGTTTTATGAAAGGGAATATTTTTGACAACCTAGTATATCGGATGATCTGCCATAAACCAGAACAATATAATATGATTATTGCTTAA
- a CDS encoding FAD-binding dehydrogenase — protein sequence MQKVEQFKPDVIIIGSGLAGLTTAMEVTNAGKKVLLVDQETEENLGGQAYWSFGGLFLINSPQQRRMGIKDSYELARQDWMGTAGFDREEDYWPLQWAEAYLKFATEEKSAYIAKLGIKLMFMVGWAERGDGSASGHGNSVPRFHVSWGTGTGVVKPFVDKAYAAQEKGLLQFRFRHRVTKLLTQDGAVIGIGGDILADDHQARGVATNRTILAAFEYYADQVVIASGGIGANHQLVRENWPERLGKAPAQMISGVPAYVDGKMIGIAEEVGAHMINRDRMWHYTEGIENWNPIWPNHGIRILPGPSSLWFDARGTRLPAPYLPGFDTLGTLKHLQETGFSYSWFILTQKIIKKEFALSGSEQNPDITNKDYRLFLKRIFGKNAPGPVEAFKEKGSDFIVSDNLKDLVARMNRLTGEDLLDYEAIKSQIEARDREVDNKFSKDTQVNYIRNTRNYRGDKLGRVAALHKILAQENGPLIAVRLHVLTRKTLGGLKTNLQAQVLTKDDEVIKGLYAVGEVAGFGGGGMHGYRALEGTFLGGCIFSGMKAGQHIASLTKIPSV from the coding sequence ATGCAAAAAGTAGAACAATTTAAACCTGATGTGATTATTATTGGATCGGGTTTAGCAGGACTTACGACAGCAATGGAAGTCACCAATGCTGGTAAGAAAGTGCTTCTTGTAGATCAGGAAACGGAAGAAAATCTAGGGGGACAGGCCTATTGGTCCTTCGGGGGACTTTTTCTTATCAATTCGCCACAACAACGTCGCATGGGGATTAAGGATTCTTATGAACTAGCCCGACAGGATTGGATGGGGACTGCCGGGTTTGACCGCGAGGAGGATTATTGGCCACTACAATGGGCTGAGGCTTACTTGAAATTTGCAACAGAAGAAAAGTCTGCCTACATCGCTAAGCTTGGTATAAAGCTGATGTTTATGGTCGGTTGGGCGGAGCGCGGTGATGGTTCGGCCTCGGGGCATGGTAATTCCGTTCCTAGATTTCATGTCAGTTGGGGGACCGGAACCGGAGTTGTGAAACCTTTTGTGGATAAAGCTTATGCTGCGCAGGAAAAAGGTCTTCTGCAGTTTCGCTTTCGACATCGCGTAACAAAATTGCTAACGCAAGATGGTGCGGTAATTGGAATTGGAGGTGATATATTGGCAGACGATCACCAGGCAAGGGGTGTTGCAACCAACAGAACTATTCTTGCAGCGTTTGAATATTATGCAGATCAGGTCGTTATTGCTTCTGGAGGGATCGGCGCAAATCATCAATTGGTACGCGAAAACTGGCCTGAACGATTAGGGAAAGCACCGGCACAAATGATTTCAGGTGTTCCCGCCTATGTCGATGGAAAAATGATCGGAATTGCGGAAGAGGTCGGGGCTCATATGATAAACCGCGATCGCATGTGGCATTATACGGAAGGGATTGAAAATTGGAATCCAATATGGCCTAACCACGGCATCCGTATCTTGCCTGGGCCCTCTTCGCTGTGGTTTGATGCCCGCGGTACCAGACTTCCTGCGCCTTATTTGCCTGGATTTGATACCTTGGGTACACTCAAGCATCTGCAAGAGACAGGCTTTTCTTATTCCTGGTTTATTCTGACGCAGAAGATAATCAAAAAAGAGTTTGCTCTTTCGGGTTCAGAACAGAATCCAGATATTACCAACAAGGATTATAGGTTATTTTTGAAACGCATTTTTGGGAAAAATGCTCCCGGGCCCGTTGAGGCCTTTAAGGAAAAAGGATCTGATTTTATTGTTTCGGACAATCTAAAGGATCTGGTAGCTCGTATGAATCGTTTGACAGGGGAGGATTTATTGGACTATGAAGCAATTAAATCGCAAATTGAAGCGCGTGACCGGGAAGTAGATAATAAGTTCTCAAAAGACACGCAAGTGAATTATATCCGGAATACACGGAATTACCGTGGTGATAAATTAGGCCGAGTGGCAGCCCTTCATAAAATCCTGGCGCAAGAAAATGGACCGCTCATTGCGGTACGTCTCCATGTACTGACCCGGAAAACCTTAGGCGGTCTTAAAACGAATCTCCAAGCACAAGTACTAACAAAGGATGACGAGGTGATAAAGGGCTTGTATGCTGTGGGTGAGGTGGCGGGATTTGGTGGTGGCGGGATGCACGGCTATCGGGCACTGGAAGGCACGTTTTTGGGAGGATGTATTTTCTCCGGCATGAAAGCCGGACAACATATTGCGAGTCTGACAAAGATACCATCTGTCTAA
- a CDS encoding DMT family transporter translates to MKKSYLVLHTAVLLAGFTGVFGKLITLNQIPLVWFRVLLSTIILFFVLKLFKIERLKSTKDAFKIAKVGVLITIHWIFFYGSIKFSNISIGVVCYCLTSFFTAVLEPIINKKRFSAAQLMLSMLTLIGISLIFHFDSSYQLGIILGVISTTFAALYTIYNERLVKQYDSKLLNFYQMLSGTIVLGFGLPIFYYLFPTERFIPSFSDGVYLILLALFCTVGLYVLFAESLKKLSAFTVNLSFNLEPIYSIIIAFLFFNEGKQVNASFYVGLALVLVSVLLQTMRSIRKKA, encoded by the coding sequence ATGAAAAAATCATATTTAGTACTTCATACCGCAGTACTGCTCGCAGGCTTCACCGGTGTTTTCGGCAAGCTCATTACGCTCAATCAAATTCCACTCGTCTGGTTTCGGGTCTTACTTTCAACAATCATCTTATTCTTCGTTCTCAAATTATTCAAAATTGAGCGTTTAAAATCCACTAAAGATGCGTTTAAAATTGCGAAAGTCGGCGTATTAATCACCATCCACTGGATATTTTTTTATGGTAGCATCAAGTTTTCCAACATTTCCATTGGCGTTGTTTGCTATTGCCTAACCAGTTTCTTTACCGCTGTATTAGAGCCAATCATCAACAAGAAAAGATTTAGCGCAGCGCAACTCATGTTAAGTATGCTGACATTGATCGGAATCAGTTTAATTTTTCATTTTGATAGCTCTTATCAACTTGGGATTATTTTGGGGGTAATTTCAACTACTTTTGCGGCTCTATATACCATTTACAACGAGCGATTAGTCAAACAATATGATAGTAAATTGCTCAATTTTTATCAGATGCTTAGTGGCACCATTGTATTGGGATTTGGGCTGCCCATTTTCTATTATCTATTTCCTACCGAACGTTTTATACCGAGCTTTTCTGATGGGGTCTATTTAATCTTGCTGGCTTTATTTTGTACAGTTGGCCTTTATGTTCTTTTTGCTGAATCACTCAAGAAGTTATCTGCATTTACGGTCAATTTGAGTTTCAATCTCGAGCCCATCTATTCAATTATCATTGCTTTTTTATTCTTCAACGAAGGCAAACAAGTCAATGCTTCCTTCTATGTTGGACTCGCTCTTGTACTCGTTTCTGTTCTTCTCCAAACGATGCGCTCTATCAGAAAAAAAGCTTAA
- a CDS encoding IS4 family transposase has product MINLNVFSQILSLIDRELFKDLVSKHKSDKHQKGINSWTHLVSMLFCHFSSADSVRDISNGLRSTTGNLNHLGVVRAPSKSNISYINTHRTHELFKDLYYSVLDRLWQKDTHFRKDLGQLKRKVYLMDASIIPLCLSVFDWAKFRSTKGAVKLHTVLDYDGCLPVFMQITDGKVHESQRAGSYSFSKGSVVVVDRGYVDYSWLGDLDSRGCYFVTRSKVNMKYNVIKSYQSDALKEKGILKDELIELSGAARNKYNSTPLRLIHFWDSTTGNEYHFLTNNTKWKASLVANIYKQRWHIEVFFKHLKQRLKVSTFIGTSENAVMIQIWTSLIGILLLKYLQKKAKYDWNLSNLVAFIRMNIFVKINIWQWIDDPFLRPPIKGKKGQLKIFAD; this is encoded by the coding sequence ATGATAAATTTAAATGTTTTTAGTCAGATTTTATCTCTTATCGACCGCGAATTATTCAAAGATTTGGTTTCAAAGCACAAAAGTGACAAACATCAGAAAGGGATCAACAGCTGGACGCATCTAGTCAGTATGCTTTTCTGTCATTTTTCCTCGGCAGATTCGGTCCGTGATATTAGTAACGGTCTACGCAGTACCACTGGTAATCTGAACCACTTAGGTGTAGTAAGAGCTCCAAGTAAGTCTAATATATCCTATATCAACACACACCGTACCCATGAACTTTTCAAAGATCTTTACTATTCTGTTTTGGATAGGCTTTGGCAAAAGGACACCCATTTTCGCAAAGATCTTGGTCAGCTAAAGCGTAAAGTATATCTGATGGATGCAAGCATCATCCCCTTATGTCTATCTGTATTTGACTGGGCAAAGTTTCGCAGCACCAAAGGTGCCGTAAAGCTGCACACTGTCTTGGATTATGATGGCTGTCTACCTGTTTTTATGCAGATTACCGATGGAAAAGTACATGAGAGCCAGCGAGCCGGTAGTTACAGTTTTTCCAAGGGAAGCGTGGTGGTAGTGGACCGTGGCTACGTGGATTACAGCTGGCTTGGGGATTTGGACAGCAGGGGTTGTTATTTTGTTACCAGGAGTAAAGTGAACATGAAGTACAACGTTATCAAGTCCTACCAGAGCGATGCCCTTAAGGAAAAGGGCATCCTTAAGGATGAGCTCATTGAGCTTTCCGGCGCTGCCCGCAATAAATACAATTCCACACCGTTACGCCTGATCCACTTTTGGGACAGCACCACTGGCAATGAGTACCACTTTTTGACCAATAATACGAAGTGGAAGGCTTCTTTGGTGGCAAACATCTATAAACAACGCTGGCATATCGAAGTCTTCTTCAAGCATCTAAAGCAGCGCTTAAAAGTATCGACATTCATAGGGACTTCTGAAAATGCAGTGATGATCCAGATCTGGACTTCACTCATTGGCATATTACTGTTAAAATACTTACAAAAAAAGGCCAAATATGACTGGAACCTGTCCAATCTGGTCGCATTCATCAGAATGAATATCTTCGTGAAAATAAACATCTGGCAATGGATAGATGATCCCTTTCTCAGGCCACCTATAAAAGGAAAAAAGGGACAGCTAAAGATCTTCGCAGATTGA
- a CDS encoding Gfo/Idh/MocA family oxidoreductase, producing MKRKEFIRNTSLLAASALFAQTKVFGFQADTVRVGLIGTNGMGWSNLNAILKVPGVQCTALCDVDENVLGNRAEELKKRNINVKTYIDYKGLLKANDVDVVIVATPDHWHCMQMVDAVAAGKDVYVEKPIGNSIRECEIMVAAAKKHKRVVQVGQWQRSQQHFRDAMDFVHSGKLGKIRLVKAWAYQGWMKSIPVQADAPVPAGVHYDKWLGPAPKRAFNPNRFHFNFRWYWDYAGGLMTDWGVHMLDYALIGMKVSDPVSVMAAGGKFAYPDDAAETPDSLTTVYEFDGFNVQWEQATGIDLGPYQKTHGVAFIGNNGTLVVNREGWEVIPEKGRMDAVSFQRSQDNGLDKHMVNFVEAVRKKSVEGLHAPIEAGAHIAIFSQMGNIAYRAKKKLFWDKQKRSFNDKDADQYLAKVYHNGYSLPKV from the coding sequence ATGAAGAGAAAAGAATTTATCCGAAATACGAGCCTATTGGCAGCATCGGCGCTTTTTGCACAAACAAAAGTATTCGGTTTTCAAGCTGATACGGTTCGTGTAGGGCTGATCGGTACAAACGGAATGGGTTGGTCCAATCTGAACGCCATCTTGAAAGTACCAGGAGTGCAGTGTACGGCATTATGTGATGTCGATGAAAATGTTTTGGGAAATCGAGCTGAGGAATTAAAGAAACGCAATATCAATGTGAAGACTTACATCGATTATAAAGGCCTCCTAAAAGCAAATGACGTTGATGTTGTTATTGTCGCTACCCCCGATCATTGGCATTGTATGCAAATGGTTGATGCTGTTGCGGCCGGAAAAGATGTGTATGTCGAAAAACCGATTGGAAACTCCATTCGGGAATGTGAAATTATGGTTGCAGCTGCTAAAAAGCATAAGCGCGTTGTACAGGTTGGGCAGTGGCAACGAAGCCAACAACATTTCAGAGATGCGATGGATTTTGTTCATAGCGGAAAATTGGGGAAAATACGTCTTGTTAAGGCTTGGGCTTACCAAGGTTGGATGAAGAGTATCCCGGTTCAGGCAGACGCTCCTGTTCCTGCGGGAGTACATTATGATAAATGGTTGGGGCCAGCACCAAAACGTGCATTTAATCCCAATCGTTTTCACTTCAATTTTAGATGGTATTGGGATTATGCGGGTGGCTTGATGACCGATTGGGGGGTACATATGTTGGATTATGCGCTAATTGGAATGAAAGTATCAGATCCTGTTTCGGTTATGGCTGCTGGAGGTAAATTTGCTTATCCTGACGATGCCGCTGAAACACCAGATAGTTTAACAACGGTATACGAGTTTGATGGATTTAATGTTCAATGGGAGCAGGCAACAGGTATAGATTTGGGGCCCTACCAAAAGACTCACGGAGTTGCTTTCATTGGCAATAATGGTACTTTGGTGGTCAATCGTGAGGGTTGGGAGGTTATCCCGGAGAAAGGGCGAATGGATGCTGTCTCTTTTCAACGTTCACAAGATAATGGGTTGGACAAGCATATGGTTAATTTTGTTGAAGCAGTTAGAAAGAAATCCGTGGAGGGTTTACATGCTCCGATAGAAGCCGGGGCACATATCGCGATATTCTCACAAATGGGAAATATTGCTTATCGGGCCAAAAAGAAATTGTTTTGGGACAAACAAAAGCGCAGTTTCAATGATAAGGATGCAGACCAGTATCTGGCGAAAGTTTATCATAATGGTTATAGCCTGCCCAAAGTCTAA